The Streptomyces venezuelae genomic interval CGCGGGAGAGCGGCGTCCGAGTGCGGAATCGGCGCGGAGTCCGTAGTCGATGCGGGTCGATGCAAGGGGTGAGTCCTCTTCTGGCTCGGCTGGTGGGGCGGCAACCCCGGCCGGGCCGGTGTCGTTCAGGGATGGGATGGGCAGGTGGCGCGGCAGGGTCCTGGGGTTTGCGGTCCAGGGCGGCCGGAGGAGCGGGCTACGGCTTGGGCGGCAGGCCGAACTCCTCCTGATTGATCTTCATGGTGCTCTCGGCGATGGCGTTGCTGACCATCACCTCCGCCTCCCTGCGGATGTCCGGGTGCTCGTCGAGGTAGGCGGCCAGTTCGGCGTTGACCCGGCGGTACACGTGCTGAGCGCGCTGGGCGGCCGCGCTGGCGGCCACGACGGTGTCGATCAGCTCCATGGCGCGGCCGGCGGCGGCCAGGGCCGGCGGGCCGACGAGGTTGGACAGCGACACCCCGAAGACCTCGGCGAAGCCGATCGCCTCGTCGAGGTTGATGCGGCGCTTGCCGTTCTCGATGCGCCACACCCCCGACGGGTTCATCTCGTAGCCCGCCTCATTGAGGCGTTCGGAGAGCGTGGTGGTGCTCCAGCCGCGCTTGTCCCGCTCCACCTTGATCCGCTTGGCGGCATTCTCCTCGCCCTTGAGCAGGACACCCTCCGGCGCTTCCTGGTGATCGTCGTCGGACATCGATTCCTCCTTCCTGTCGCAGCATGCCGCTGCAGTCCGCAGGGCCAGTTAAAAGAGTACAGCATGCTCTGCTACTTGCAAAGCAGCTATGCGTATGGCAGAGTAGTAGATGTGCCGGATCCCTGAGATCCCGCGCCGACCGGGTGACCCCGGCCCGGCATGCAAAAAGCCCCCCGGTGCTGAAGACACCGAGGGGCTCGAAGCGCAAACCTCACGCCGCCCATCCCTGAACGACTAGCTGCATGGCCGGGATTGCCGTCCCGTATAGCCCGCAGATTGAGGAGCTCGATGTCCAGTATGGACGAAGACACCCCGAACACGCCATCGCTTCCCGTCGAGTGGCCGCCGACGGCGATCCCCGGCCAGCCGGCCGCCCCCGCGCCCACCCCGGACCCCGAGGGCGTAGAGGTCCTCGACCAGCTCCGGGAGGCGATCCGGCGCTACGTCGTGATGCCGAGCGACGAAGCGCTGACCGCGACCACACTGTGGGCGGCGGCGACCCACCTGCAGACGGTGTGGCAGCACGCGCCGCGCCTCGCGGTGGTCGGGCCGGCCAAGCGGTGCGGGAAGTCGCGGCTGCTTGAGGTCCTGATCGAGGCCGTCCACGAGCCGCTGATCACGGTCAACGCCTCCGCCGCCGCGATCTTCCGGTCGATCGGCGACGCCGACCCGCCCACGCTCCTGGTCGACGAGGTCGACACGATCTTCGGCTCAGCGAAGGTCGCGGAGAAGAACGAGGAGATGCGCGGCCTGCTCAACGCCGGCCACCAGCGCAACCGGCCCACCCTGCGCGTCTCCGGCCCCAACCACGAGGTGGTCAAGTTCCCCACCTTCGCCATGGCTGCCCTCGCCGGCATCGGCGACCTCCCCGACACGATCATGGACCGGTCGGTCGTCATCCGCATGCGCCGCCGAGCCGAGACCGAGAAAGTCAGCTTCTGGCGCTACGGCCGCGACGACCTGGCGGTACGCGAGCTCCGCACCCGGCTGGCGGCCTGGCTGGCCTCCGTACGCGAGAAGGCCCTCGCCATGGAGCCGAAGCTGCCGGTCGAGGACCGTGCCGCCGACACCTGGGCGCCGCTGATCAGCGTCGCCGACCTCGCGGGCGGACACTGGCCCGTCCTGGCCCGCACCGCATGCACAGCGATGACGGACTACGAGTCCGGGCGCGACGAGGACGGCGGACTGAAGATCCGCATCCTCGCCGACATCCGCCGCGCCTTCGCCACCGAAGGCGACCAGCCGACGATCCGCACCGGCCGCCTCCTGGACATCCTCAACCAGGACCAGGAAGCGCCCTGGGCCGAGCACAGCCCCAACGGGCTCACCCCACGCGGCCTGCAGATCCTGCTCCAGGACTACGGCATCAAGTCGGCCAACCGCCGCTTCCCCGGCGGCCACCAGGCCAAGGGCTTCACCCGCGCCCAGTTCACCGACGCCTGG includes:
- a CDS encoding helix-turn-helix domain-containing protein, translated to MSDDDHQEAPEGVLLKGEENAAKRIKVERDKRGWSTTTLSERLNEAGYEMNPSGVWRIENGKRRINLDEAIGFAEVFGVSLSNLVGPPALAAAGRAMELIDTVVAASAAAQRAQHVYRRVNAELAAYLDEHPDIRREAEVMVSNAIAESTMKINQEEFGLPPKP
- a CDS encoding DUF3631 domain-containing protein, yielding MDEDTPNTPSLPVEWPPTAIPGQPAAPAPTPDPEGVEVLDQLREAIRRYVVMPSDEALTATTLWAAATHLQTVWQHAPRLAVVGPAKRCGKSRLLEVLIEAVHEPLITVNASAAAIFRSIGDADPPTLLVDEVDTIFGSAKVAEKNEEMRGLLNAGHQRNRPTLRVSGPNHEVVKFPTFAMAALAGIGDLPDTIMDRSVVIRMRRRAETEKVSFWRYGRDDLAVRELRTRLAAWLASVREKALAMEPKLPVEDRAADTWAPLISVADLAGGHWPVLARTACTAMTDYESGRDEDGGLKIRILADIRRAFATEGDQPTIRTGRLLDILNQDQEAPWAEHSPNGLTPRGLQILLQDYGIKSANRRFPGGHQAKGFTRAQFTDAWTRYCPPEAAAAPADQPGA